One Streptomyces sp. B21-105 genomic region harbors:
- a CDS encoding lysine N(6)-hydroxylase/L-ornithine N(5)-oxygenase family protein codes for MNTPHPDAGTPRDLVGIGVGPSNLSLAALAHPLAELDAVFYEQRPRFDWHPGLLIDGTRIQVPFLADLVTLADPTSPWTFLNYLKTHHRLYPFYFAERFHIQRAEYDAYCRWVADHLPALHFRHQVDSVRWNPERDLFEVDYTQLDAAGEAEALGRTHTRNIVIGIGTTPHIPDALRPLADAPGVPVLHADDYLTHRDTLLTADHITVVGSGQSGAEVFLDLLRHRPTGHERLHWIGRTEAFAPMEYSKLGLEHFTPDYTRYFHALPENVRDRLLAGQWQLHKGIDADTLAAIHDELYRRTLHGGWPDTVLTPGVTVRTAGRISTTQIELHLEHTQQNTRSRLTTDAVILATGHHERPLDRILAGLDPYIRRDNSERPRIDAHHRLVLDPSITATGCNVHVQNAERHTHGVGAPDLGLAAWRSATILNALTEKETYPLPTRTAFTTFGLEQPQPAPRVPTARQAPTLTPLVDRR; via the coding sequence ATGAACACGCCCCACCCCGACGCCGGCACCCCACGCGACCTCGTCGGCATCGGCGTCGGCCCCAGCAACCTCTCCCTCGCCGCCCTCGCCCACCCCCTCGCCGAACTCGACGCCGTCTTCTACGAACAACGCCCCCGCTTCGACTGGCACCCCGGCCTCCTCATCGACGGCACCCGCATCCAAGTCCCCTTCCTCGCCGACCTCGTCACCCTCGCCGACCCCACCAGCCCCTGGACCTTCCTCAACTACCTCAAAACCCACCACCGCCTCTACCCCTTCTACTTCGCCGAGCGCTTCCACATCCAACGCGCCGAATACGACGCCTACTGCCGCTGGGTCGCCGACCACCTCCCCGCCCTCCACTTCCGCCACCAAGTCGACTCCGTCCGCTGGAACCCCGAACGCGACCTCTTCGAAGTCGACTACACCCAACTCGACGCAGCCGGCGAAGCCGAAGCCCTCGGCCGCACCCACACCCGCAACATCGTCATCGGCATCGGCACCACCCCCCACATCCCCGACGCCCTGCGCCCCCTCGCCGACGCCCCCGGCGTCCCCGTCCTGCACGCCGACGACTACCTCACCCACCGCGACACCCTCCTCACCGCCGACCACATCACCGTCGTCGGATCAGGACAGTCCGGCGCCGAAGTCTTCCTCGACCTCCTCCGCCACCGCCCCACCGGCCACGAACGACTCCACTGGATCGGCCGCACCGAAGCGTTCGCCCCCATGGAGTACTCCAAACTCGGCCTCGAACACTTCACCCCCGACTACACCCGCTACTTCCACGCCCTCCCCGAAAACGTCCGCGACCGCCTGCTCGCCGGCCAATGGCAACTCCACAAAGGCATCGACGCCGACACCCTCGCCGCCATCCACGACGAGCTCTACCGCCGCACCCTCCACGGCGGCTGGCCCGACACCGTCCTCACCCCCGGCGTGACCGTCCGCACCGCCGGCCGCATCTCCACCACCCAGATCGAACTCCACCTCGAACACACCCAGCAGAACACCCGCAGCCGCCTCACCACCGACGCCGTCATCCTCGCCACCGGCCACCACGAACGCCCCCTCGACCGCATCCTCGCCGGCCTCGACCCCTACATCCGCCGCGACAACAGCGAACGCCCCCGCATCGACGCCCACCACCGCCTCGTCCTCGACCCCTCCATCACCGCCACCGGCTGCAACGTCCACGTCCAGAACGCCGAACGCCACACCCACGGCGTAGGCGCCCCCGACCTCGGCCTCGCCGCCTGGCGCAGCGCCACCATCCTCAACGCCCTCACCGAAAAAGAGACCTACCCCCTGCCCAC